In Diabrotica undecimpunctata isolate CICGRU chromosome 4, icDiaUnde3, whole genome shotgun sequence, a single genomic region encodes these proteins:
- the LOC140438899 gene encoding uncharacterized protein, giving the protein MHLFIDTGATRSFIRAGFLNEKLQPTTTNLVLETASGHTIPIHGGITATIQIGNTLIKHIFLVADIKDDCVLGMDIMQNKFIIDLQNKILLIENEEIVLNLKESVPQVRVIVSEDTEIPQNSESTILARLSQKSEGLHFGVVESDELVSDGILIARCLINVDEIIPVRFANLSKKPFKLKKEQQIPFCKPIEKISKCEKYLKKNTASRNPVDASLVKQLIKNVDHLPTKQLNKINEFFNENYDIFDSEKSTVRTSLVQHGIYTGDARPIRQAPRRLPFVRQKEVENIIQDMINADIIEEASAPAVHQ; this is encoded by the coding sequence ATGCACCTTTTTATTGATACCGGTGCAACCAGATCCTTTATTCGAGCCGGATTTCTGAATGAGAAACTACAACCCACTACAACAAACTTAGTTCTTGAAACAGCTTCAGGCCACACTATTCCAATTCATGGAGGGATAACGGCAACTATACAGATTGGTAACACCTTGATAAAACACATTTTCCTTGTAGCGGATATTAAAGACGATTGCGTTCTTGGGATGGATATTATGCAGAACAAATTTATCAtagatcttcaaaataaaattttgttaattgaaaatgaagaaattGTCCTAAATTTGAAAGAATCGGTACCTCAAGTAAGAGTTATAGTGAGCGAGGATACCGAAATTCCTCAAAATTCTGAAAGTACCATCCTGGCGAGACTGAGTCAAAAATCTGAAGGTCTACATTTCGGCGTTGTGGAAAGCGATGAACTAGTTAGTGATGGAATTTTGATAGCCAGATGCCTCATTAATGTAGATGAGATTATTCCAGTAAGGTTTGCTAATTTGTCTAAAAAGCCTTTTAAAttgaagaaagaacaacaaataCCATTCTGTAAACCAATAGAAAAAATAAGCAAGtgcgaaaaatatttaaaaaagaatacagCTTCCCGTAACCCAGTTGACGCTAGCCTAGTGAAACAACTAATCAAAAATGTTGACCACTTACCAACTaaacaattaaacaaaattaacgaattttttaatgaaaactaCGACATTTTTGACTCCGAGAAATCTACAGTGCGTACTAGTTTAGTTCAACATGGAATTTATACTGGAGATGCAAGACCAATTCGTCAAGCGCCACGGAGATTGCCATTTGTTAgacaaaaagaagttgaaaacatAATACAGGACATGATAAATGCTGATATTATCGAAGAAGCTTCGGCCCCTGCTGTTCACCAGTAG